One window of Aquipuribacter hungaricus genomic DNA carries:
- a CDS encoding ribose-5-phosphate isomerase, whose translation MRVHIGSDHAGFDLKQHLVQALTDDGHDVVDHGPAVLDPADDYPPFCLRAALGARDEPGSLGVVVGGSGNGEQIAANKVPGVRAVLAWSEQTARLGRQHNDAQVVSVGARMHTAEEATGFVRAFLAEDFSGDPRHQRRIDQLSRWESDGELPPLPA comes from the coding sequence TGCGAGTCCACATCGGGTCCGACCACGCAGGCTTCGACCTCAAGCAGCACCTCGTGCAGGCGCTGACCGACGACGGCCACGACGTCGTCGACCACGGTCCCGCCGTGCTCGACCCCGCCGACGACTACCCGCCCTTCTGCCTGCGGGCGGCCCTGGGCGCCCGTGACGAGCCCGGCAGCCTCGGCGTCGTCGTCGGCGGCTCGGGCAACGGCGAGCAGATCGCGGCGAACAAGGTGCCCGGCGTGCGCGCCGTGCTCGCCTGGTCGGAGCAGACCGCCCGGCTCGGCCGCCAGCACAACGACGCGCAGGTGGTCTCCGTCGGCGCCCGGATGCACACGGCGGAGGAGGCGACCGGGTTCGTCCGGGCGTTCCTCGCCGAGGACTTCAGCGGCGACCCGCGCCACCAGCGCCGCATCGACCAGCTGAGCCGGTGGGAGAGCGACGGCGAGCTGCCGCCGCTGCCCGCGTGA